One window of Candidatus Mycobacterium wuenschmannii genomic DNA carries:
- a CDS encoding galactokinase, whose product MTVRCSAPGRVNLIGEHTDYNLGFSLPIALPQRTSVVFEPSSVSALTVTSSLADDAVLIPLTTSPGDVTGWAAYVAGVVWALRSAGHAVSGGTMSVSSEVPMGSGLSSSAALECAVLGALCPGIDRLDQARIAQRAENDYVGAPTGLLDQISSLFGAASTALLIDFRELTVSSVGFDPSASGVELLLIDSREKHGHVGGEYAARRLSCERAAADLGVASLREATSLDAVVDPVDARRARHVLSENQRVLDFVAALRDSDYAEAGRIFAASHASMRDDFEITTPHIDRIARAAEDAGALGARMTGGGFGGCVIALVPADRVAAVSDAVRAVGDPEPVVTQTYAAEGASAP is encoded by the coding sequence GTGACCGTTCGGTGTTCCGCGCCCGGCCGGGTCAACCTGATCGGCGAGCACACCGACTACAACCTCGGTTTTTCGTTGCCGATTGCGTTGCCGCAGAGGACATCTGTCGTCTTCGAACCGTCCTCCGTTTCGGCGTTGACCGTGACGAGCTCGCTCGCGGACGATGCCGTGCTCATACCTTTGACCACTTCGCCCGGTGACGTCACCGGCTGGGCGGCCTATGTTGCCGGTGTCGTGTGGGCGCTGCGCTCGGCCGGACATGCGGTCTCGGGGGGGACGATGTCGGTGTCCAGCGAGGTGCCGATGGGGTCGGGGCTGTCGTCGTCGGCGGCGCTGGAATGCGCCGTGCTGGGCGCGCTGTGTCCGGGTATCGACCGTCTCGACCAGGCGCGCATCGCCCAGCGCGCCGAGAACGACTATGTCGGTGCGCCAACGGGTCTGCTCGACCAGATCTCGTCGCTGTTCGGTGCGGCGTCGACGGCGCTGCTGATCGACTTCCGGGAGTTGACCGTGTCTTCGGTCGGCTTCGACCCGTCGGCGTCGGGAGTTGAACTGCTGCTGATCGACTCGCGAGAGAAGCACGGCCACGTCGGTGGTGAGTACGCCGCGCGACGGCTGTCCTGTGAACGTGCGGCGGCGGACCTCGGCGTGGCTTCGTTGCGCGAGGCGACTTCACTCGACGCCGTGGTTGATCCCGTTGACGCCCGGCGCGCCCGGCATGTGCTCAGCGAGAATCAGCGGGTGCTCGATTTCGTTGCCGCGCTGCGTGATTCGGACTATGCCGAAGCCGGACGGATCTTCGCCGCTTCGCATGCGTCGATGCGCGACGACTTCGAGATCACCACGCCGCACATCGACCGGATCGCCCGCGCCGCAGAAGATGCCGGCGCGCTGGGGGCGCGGATGACCGGCGGCGGGTTTGGCGGCTGCGTCATCGCGTTGGTGCCCGCCGATCGCGTCGCTGCGGTCAGCGACGCCGTGCGGGCCGTCGGCGATCCGGAGCCCGTCGTGACCCAGACCTACGCCGCAGAGGGCGCATCCGCCCCGTGA
- a CDS encoding RES domain-containing protein, with protein sequence MPDLPAGYRSPLPDARPVGLRRRRIDAGTELWRVEAAAPEEWTWDGFPSARYRFDPESGLFRTRYAATALVGAFRERYRPTGLMLPADHAEHRLVRLVAARHLRVLDLRTEANLDVLGVDDQISTGQHDAVWTTCQRLADAVRRWWPELDAILYRPRTTPETSINYAFFALEPFTVESWPLAERTDVLTDLVLRHGFTMGWALP encoded by the coding sequence GTGCCTGACCTTCCCGCCGGCTACCGGTCACCGCTGCCCGACGCCAGGCCGGTCGGCCTGCGGCGACGACGCATCGACGCCGGCACCGAACTCTGGAGGGTGGAGGCCGCGGCTCCCGAGGAATGGACGTGGGATGGATTCCCCAGCGCCCGCTACCGCTTCGATCCCGAGTCCGGCCTATTCCGAACTCGTTATGCCGCAACCGCTCTCGTCGGCGCCTTCCGCGAGCGGTACCGCCCGACCGGGCTGATGCTCCCCGCCGACCACGCCGAGCACCGGCTGGTCCGACTGGTCGCCGCCCGGCACCTGCGGGTGCTGGATCTACGCACCGAGGCCAACCTCGACGTCCTCGGCGTCGACGACCAGATCAGCACCGGCCAGCACGACGCCGTGTGGACCACCTGCCAGCGACTTGCCGACGCGGTCCGGCGGTGGTGGCCGGAGCTGGACGCCATCCTCTACCGGCCCCGCACCACACCGGAGACGTCGATCAACTACGCGTTCTTCGCCCTCGAGCCGTTCACCGTCGAGTCGTGGCCGCTGGCCGAGCGCACCGATGTGCTGACCGACCTCGTGCTACGGCACGGTTTCACGATGGGCTGGGCGCTACCGTGA
- a CDS encoding DEAD/DEAH box helicase, producing the protein MTSPSFAELGVPERLISNLSARGIAAPFPIQVNTLPDTLAGRDVLGRGKTGSGKTLAFSIPLVARLATAKRRPKHPTGLVLAPTRELATQITATLEPLATSYGLKVTTIFGGVSQVRQESALNAGVDIVVACPGRLEDLMRQRLISLDSVDITVLDEADHMADLGFLPGVTRILAATPPTGQRLLFSATLDNGVDKLVKRFLRNHVMHSVDEANSPVPEMTHHVFHVESVGAKTELVHRLASGTGRRILFMRTKHQARKLARQLTEAGVPSVDLHGNLSQPARDRNLAAFASGEARVLVATDIAARGVHVDDVQLVVHVDPPAEHKAYLHRSGRTARAGSSGDVVTVVLPDQRRDTNALMKRAGISARPQQVTAASEPVVQLVGEIAPYQAPAPKPATAPPNRAPKRRPNRGGERAKAAARSGQRSRRPRRSA; encoded by the coding sequence ATGACTTCACCATCCTTTGCTGAACTCGGCGTGCCCGAGCGACTGATCAGCAACCTGTCCGCGCGCGGAATCGCCGCGCCGTTCCCGATCCAGGTCAACACGCTGCCCGACACGTTGGCCGGCCGCGACGTGCTCGGCCGCGGCAAAACCGGCAGCGGTAAGACGCTGGCCTTCTCAATTCCGTTGGTAGCCCGGCTCGCAACGGCCAAACGCCGGCCCAAGCACCCGACCGGCCTGGTCCTCGCGCCAACCCGCGAACTCGCCACCCAGATCACTGCGACCCTGGAGCCGCTGGCCACCAGCTACGGCCTCAAGGTCACCACGATCTTCGGCGGCGTCTCGCAGGTCCGTCAGGAGTCCGCGCTCAACGCCGGCGTCGACATTGTCGTCGCCTGCCCGGGCCGCCTGGAAGACCTGATGCGCCAACGGCTCATCAGCCTCGACTCCGTCGACATCACCGTGCTCGACGAGGCCGACCACATGGCCGACCTCGGCTTCCTGCCGGGCGTCACCCGTATCCTGGCGGCGACCCCGCCGACCGGTCAGCGGCTGCTGTTCTCCGCCACTCTGGACAACGGCGTCGACAAGCTGGTCAAGCGCTTCCTGCGCAACCACGTCATGCACTCCGTCGACGAGGCCAACTCGCCGGTACCCGAGATGACCCACCATGTCTTCCACGTCGAAAGTGTCGGCGCGAAAACGGAATTGGTGCACCGCCTGGCGTCCGGCACCGGCCGGCGCATCCTGTTCATGCGCACCAAGCACCAAGCCCGCAAGCTGGCCCGCCAGCTCACCGAGGCCGGGGTGCCGTCAGTTGACCTGCACGGCAACCTTTCTCAGCCGGCCCGCGACCGCAACCTGGCCGCATTCGCGTCCGGCGAAGCCCGGGTCCTGGTCGCCACCGACATCGCCGCCCGCGGCGTGCACGTCGACGACGTGCAATTGGTCGTACACGTCGACCCGCCCGCCGAGCACAAGGCCTACCTGCACCGCTCCGGTCGCACCGCGCGGGCCGGCAGCTCCGGTGACGTCGTCACCGTCGTGCTACCCGACCAGCGTCGGGACACCAACGCGCTGATGAAGCGGGCCGGCATCTCGGCTCGTCCGCAGCAGGTCACCGCGGCGTCCGAGCCGGTCGTGCAACTGGTCGGCGAAATCGCGCCCTACCAGGCCCCCGCCCCCAAGCCCGCGACGGCACCGCCTAACCGCGCGCCGAAGCGTCGTCCGAACCGCGGCGGCGAGCGCGCCAAGGCGGCCGCCCGCAGCGGTCAGCGCAGCCGGAGGCCACGTCGCTCCGCCTAG
- a CDS encoding lysylphosphatidylglycerol synthase transmembrane domain-containing protein, giving the protein MLVDGREVRVFGSLLQPLIRRTNDMLRVALSGTLLAVVITSSLITRTRWDGLEMSISRIVGVLTPTQSDVVYLVYGLAVLALPFMILFGLILARQWRLLIPYAAAALISVLALSITGTGLAAPQWHFDLNDRLRTVLSQFLDDPRWIGMLAAVLTVSGPWLPARWRHWWWGLLLAFIPIHLVVSAIVPARSLLGIAVGWFVGGLVVLFSGTPALEVPLEDAVRLMTKRGFVVEELRVVRPAGSGPLVLSAVTADPEENAVVEMYGPHQRSGGALRQAWRILRLRENETAPLQASMRRAVEHRALMAIAIGDLGIANTATIAVGLLDRGWTIYAHKRIRGGPLKECHSSIPACEVWESLRKLQDHQIAHGDLRAKEITVSNGAVFFGGFGSAEYGATDNQLQADIAQLLVTTTALYGADEAVSAAIEVLGRDTVLSASRRLTKTAVPKHIRNSVNDAKSVIARSRAAVMRQTGAEKIQPESVTRFSRSQLIQLILLGALVYVAYPFISTVPTFFNALGKANWWWALLGLAISASTYVGAAAALWASADKSVNFWRLSIAQVANTFAATTTPAGVGGLALSTRILQKSGLSTTRATTAVALQQSMQVIMHVLLLIFFSTAAGAGTDLSHFVPKSTMVYLIAGVALGIFGVFLLVPNLRRWLSTSVTPKLKEITTDIVEVAREPRRMALIILGCTGTTLGAALALWASVEAFGGSVSFVTVTVVTMVGGTLASAAPTPGGVGAVEAALIGGLAAFGVPAAVSVPSVLLYRVLTCWLPVFIGWPVMQWLTRNDMV; this is encoded by the coding sequence ATGCTCGTCGATGGTCGCGAAGTCCGGGTTTTCGGCAGCCTGCTGCAACCCCTGATTCGACGCACCAACGACATGCTGCGAGTCGCGCTGTCGGGCACGCTGCTGGCGGTCGTGATCACCAGTTCGCTGATCACCCGCACGCGCTGGGACGGCCTGGAGATGTCGATCTCGCGCATCGTCGGGGTGCTCACCCCCACCCAGTCCGACGTGGTCTACCTGGTCTACGGCCTCGCGGTGCTTGCACTGCCATTCATGATCCTGTTCGGCCTCATCCTCGCCCGGCAGTGGCGCCTGCTGATCCCCTACGCCGCCGCCGCGCTCATCTCCGTTCTCGCGCTGTCGATCACCGGCACCGGCCTCGCCGCCCCGCAATGGCACTTCGATCTCAACGATCGCCTGCGCACCGTGCTGTCGCAGTTTCTCGACGACCCACGCTGGATCGGCATGCTGGCCGCCGTCCTCACCGTCTCCGGCCCGTGGCTGCCGGCCCGCTGGCGGCACTGGTGGTGGGGGCTGCTGCTGGCCTTCATTCCGATCCACCTAGTAGTCAGCGCGATCGTCCCGGCCCGCTCGCTGCTGGGCATCGCGGTCGGCTGGTTCGTCGGCGGGCTGGTCGTCCTGTTCAGCGGCACTCCGGCGCTCGAGGTTCCGCTCGAAGACGCGGTGCGGTTGATGACCAAGCGCGGCTTCGTCGTCGAGGAGCTTCGGGTGGTCCGGCCGGCCGGTTCGGGACCACTGGTGTTATCGGCGGTCACCGCCGATCCCGAGGAGAATGCCGTCGTCGAGATGTACGGCCCACATCAACGCAGCGGCGGCGCACTACGACAGGCGTGGCGAATTTTACGGCTGCGCGAGAACGAGACCGCTCCCCTGCAGGCCTCAATGCGCCGTGCCGTCGAGCACCGCGCGCTGATGGCCATCGCGATCGGCGACCTGGGCATCGCCAACACCGCGACGATTGCCGTCGGCCTGCTCGACCGTGGCTGGACGATCTACGCGCACAAGCGCATTCGCGGCGGACCACTGAAGGAGTGCCACTCCTCGATACCGGCCTGCGAAGTATGGGAATCGCTGCGCAAGCTGCAGGACCATCAGATCGCCCATGGGGATCTGCGCGCCAAGGAGATCACCGTCAGCAACGGCGCGGTGTTCTTCGGCGGCTTCGGTAGCGCGGAATACGGCGCCACCGACAACCAGCTCCAAGCCGACATCGCTCAGTTGTTGGTGACGACGACCGCGCTGTATGGCGCCGACGAGGCCGTCTCCGCCGCGATCGAGGTGCTCGGCCGCGACACCGTGCTCAGCGCGTCGCGCCGCCTCACCAAAACCGCTGTGCCGAAACACATTCGCAACTCGGTCAACGACGCCAAGTCGGTGATCGCGCGTAGCCGCGCGGCGGTCATGCGTCAGACCGGCGCGGAAAAGATCCAGCCGGAGTCGGTCACGAGATTCAGTCGCAGCCAGCTCATTCAGCTGATCCTGCTGGGCGCGCTGGTCTACGTCGCCTACCCGTTCATCAGCACGGTCCCGACGTTCTTCAACGCGCTGGGCAAGGCGAACTGGTGGTGGGCACTGCTCGGCCTGGCGATTTCGGCGTCGACGTACGTGGGCGCCGCGGCCGCGCTGTGGGCCAGCGCCGACAAGTCGGTGAACTTTTGGCGACTATCAATTGCCCAGGTGGCCAACACCTTTGCCGCGACCACCACGCCCGCCGGCGTCGGCGGGCTGGCGCTGAGCACCCGCATCCTGCAGAAGAGCGGGCTCAGCACGACGCGCGCGACCACCGCGGTCGCGCTGCAGCAGTCGATGCAGGTGATCATGCACGTGCTGCTGCTGATCTTCTTCAGCACCGCGGCGGGCGCGGGCACCGACCTGTCGCACTTCGTGCCGAAGTCGACGATGGTCTATCTGATTGCCGGTGTGGCACTGGGCATTTTCGGCGTCTTCCTGCTGGTGCCCAACCTGCGGCGCTGGCTGTCGACATCCGTGACGCCCAAGCTCAAGGAGATCACCACCGATATCGTCGAGGTGGCCCGCGAGCCCCGGCGGATGGCGCTGATCATCCTGGGCTGCACCGGAACGACTCTCGGTGCGGCGTTGGCGTTGTGGGCCAGCGTCGAGGCGTTCGGCGGCTCCGTGTCGTTCGTGACGGTCACCGTGGTGACGATGGTCGGCGGCACGCTCGCCTCGGCCGCACCCACCCCCGGCGGCGTCGGCGCCGTCGAAGCAGCCCTGATCGGTGGTCTCGCCGCGTTCGGCGTTCCGGCCGCGGTCAGCGTGCCGTCAGTGCTGCTGTATCGCGTCCTGACCTGCTGGTTACCGGTTTTCATCGGCTGGCCGGTGATGCAGTGGTTGACCCGTAACGACATGGTCTAG
- a CDS encoding class I SAM-dependent methyltransferase — protein sequence MVRTDNDSWEITESVGATALGVASARAAETESADPLINDPFARVFLDAAGDGVWNWHANGDLPAEVIEAVPELPLQREAMVGYMASRTKFFDTFFLDAANAGITQAVILAAGLDARTWRLEWPGGVTVYELDQDRVLDFKLSTLTNHGAQPAANRVAVAVDLRHDWPKALQEAGFDPSQPSVWSAEGLMPYLPNAAQELLFERITELAAPGSRVAVEALGPTFNDEELRAKRRARMDQVRDVLAKYQPDREVPRTDELWYFEDRERVGEWFGRHGYDVTVTPAAELMDGFGRSADSAVADLVPGNEFVYAQKT from the coding sequence ATGGTCAGAACTGACAACGACTCCTGGGAAATCACCGAAAGCGTCGGTGCGACCGCGCTGGGCGTCGCATCGGCCCGCGCCGCGGAGACCGAGAGCGCCGACCCGCTGATCAACGACCCGTTCGCGCGGGTGTTCCTCGACGCCGCCGGCGACGGCGTGTGGAACTGGCACGCCAACGGTGATCTTCCCGCCGAGGTGATCGAGGCCGTGCCCGAGTTGCCGCTGCAGCGCGAGGCGATGGTCGGCTACATGGCCTCGCGGACCAAGTTCTTCGACACCTTCTTCCTGGACGCGGCCAACGCGGGCATCACGCAGGCCGTGATCCTCGCCGCCGGTCTCGACGCACGGACGTGGCGGCTGGAGTGGCCCGGCGGCGTGACGGTCTACGAGCTCGACCAGGACCGCGTGCTCGACTTCAAACTCTCGACGCTGACCAACCACGGCGCACAGCCCGCGGCCAACCGCGTCGCCGTCGCCGTCGACCTCCGCCACGACTGGCCGAAGGCGTTGCAGGAGGCGGGATTTGACCCGTCGCAGCCGAGCGTCTGGTCGGCCGAGGGGCTGATGCCGTATCTGCCGAACGCCGCGCAGGAGTTGCTGTTCGAGCGCATCACCGAACTCGCCGCTCCGGGCAGTCGGGTGGCCGTCGAGGCGCTCGGGCCGACGTTCAATGACGAGGAGCTACGCGCCAAGCGTCGCGCGCGGATGGATCAGGTGCGCGATGTGTTGGCGAAATACCAACCGGACCGCGAGGTTCCGCGCACCGACGAGCTGTGGTACTTCGAAGACCGCGAGCGGGTCGGCGAGTGGTTCGGACGGCACGGTTACGACGTGACCGTCACTCCGGCGGCCGAGCTGATGGACGGCTTCGGACGCTCCGCCGACAGCGCGGTGGCCGATCTGGTGCCCGGCAACGAATTCGTCTACGCGCAAAAGACTTAG
- a CDS encoding DUF1254 domain-containing protein, with the protein MRSPIKRAGVLLAVLMLITSCGGNDEPAAPSKTAGAPVLSQSEATDIGTEAYAYAYPLVTMEYTRREFTNVPAGEDTRAPMGQFARQRVYPNAAFHATAAPNADTLYTQAWFDVSKEPWIVTVPDMGDRYFLLPMLDAWTNVFASPGTRNGGGKPRTFAITGPGWQGSLPPGVLEYKSPTALVWLLGRIYCSGTPEDYDAVHKLQDGITAVPLSSFGKPYLPLIPPLTASVDMTTSTRQQVNSLGAPEFFKLFAKLLKTNPPTAADAPMVTKLARIGIVPGQDFDPAKLPPDAVKGLAMTPKLGQDNISGWREDGVVAGDYVYKNGWAYTIKAGTYGTNYRQRAFVTQVGVGANLPEDAVYPTSDGPDLKHKYDGATKYTMHFDKGQLPPARGFWSLTMYNGDYYFVDNPLNRYTLSPRDKFIENPDGSIDLYIQADSPGPDKEANWLPAPKDRFSLMLRLYWPADKKPSIMDGTWHIPPLKPVF; encoded by the coding sequence ATGCGATCACCCATCAAACGGGCCGGCGTGCTGCTGGCCGTCTTGATGCTGATCACGTCGTGTGGCGGCAACGATGAGCCAGCCGCGCCATCGAAAACGGCTGGGGCGCCGGTGTTGTCGCAGTCCGAGGCGACCGACATCGGGACCGAGGCCTACGCGTATGCCTATCCGCTCGTCACGATGGAATACACCCGCCGCGAGTTCACCAACGTCCCCGCCGGCGAAGACACCCGGGCCCCGATGGGCCAGTTCGCCCGCCAGCGCGTCTACCCCAACGCGGCATTTCACGCCACCGCCGCGCCTAACGCCGACACGCTCTACACCCAGGCTTGGTTCGACGTGTCGAAGGAGCCGTGGATCGTCACCGTCCCCGACATGGGCGACCGCTACTTCCTGCTGCCGATGCTGGACGCCTGGACCAACGTGTTCGCCTCCCCTGGCACCCGCAACGGCGGCGGCAAACCGCGAACGTTCGCGATCACCGGCCCCGGCTGGCAGGGCTCGCTGCCGCCCGGCGTCCTGGAGTACAAGTCGCCGACGGCCTTGGTGTGGCTGCTGGGCCGCATCTACTGCTCGGGCACGCCGGAGGACTACGACGCCGTGCACAAGCTGCAGGACGGCATCACCGCCGTCCCGCTGTCGTCGTTCGGCAAGCCGTATCTGCCGCTGATTCCGCCGCTGACCGCATCGGTCGACATGACGACGTCGACGCGCCAGCAGGTGAATAGCCTTGGCGCGCCGGAGTTCTTCAAGCTGTTCGCCAAGCTGCTCAAGACCAACCCGCCCACCGCGGCGGACGCGCCGATGGTGACCAAACTGGCCCGGATCGGCATCGTCCCCGGCCAGGACTTCGACCCGGCGAAGCTGCCGCCGGACGCCGTCAAGGGCCTGGCGATGACGCCAAAGCTCGGGCAGGACAACATCTCTGGCTGGCGCGAGGACGGCGTCGTCGCCGGCGACTACGTCTACAAAAACGGCTGGGCCTACACGATCAAGGCCGGAACCTACGGCACCAACTACCGCCAGCGCGCGTTCGTCACCCAGGTCGGCGTCGGCGCAAACCTGCCCGAGGACGCCGTCTACCCCACCTCCGACGGCCCCGACCTCAAGCACAAGTACGACGGCGCAACGAAATACACCATGCACTTCGACAAGGGCCAGCTACCGCCGGCGCGGGGGTTCTGGTCGTTGACGATGTACAACGGCGACTACTACTTCGTCGACAACCCGCTGAACCGCTACACGCTGAGCCCGCGCGACAAGTTCATCGAAAACCCGGACGGCTCGATCGACCTCTACATCCAGGCCGACTCCCCCGGCCCCGACAAGGAAGCCAATTGGCTTCCCGCGCCGAAGGATCGGTTCTCACTGATGCTGCGGCTCTACTGGCCGGCCGACAAGAAGCCGTCGATCATGGACGGGACTTGGCACATCCCGCCGTTGAAGCCGGTGTTCTAA
- a CDS encoding serine/threonine-protein kinase, with protein MSTGSTRVGSTFGKYTLNRLLGKGGMGEVYEAYDTEKRRNVALKILAEQYAQDEQFRTRFQRESHAAAILQEPHVIPIHDWGEIDGNLYIDMRLVKGQTLSDLLASGPLDPTRAVSIVEQVAAALDAAHAERLIHRDVKPQNIIVTPGDFAYLLDFGIAEAQGDSRLTVAGYQIGTFDYMAPERFGDRPTTPAADVYSLACVLHEALTGRKPYTATSVEQVMGAHLTAPVPKPNTINPAVPIAFDDVIARGMSKDPDDRYGSAGALGRGARRALTAPASIAAQPDTVLGPSYPPPFNQQPYSGPMPSPTGPTAVPYAPQRSKAWVLPTVIAVAAALVLSGIGVVIGLLVNQQSNNAAPPATTNIAPPSYSAPPSSTDEAQAPSSSTTTETTPTEDPEGVSEQRLQQIAASDRGYVSAYLADRWVPQISSKRPGVVDEGVTWDNVRTLREHQQLRSRYPGVRLLWSGDWSTFSDSNFWVTIVGLTYPTSAGALAWCRGNGFDADHCAAKVVSTSAPIEGSTAYN; from the coding sequence GTGAGTACCGGGAGCACACGCGTCGGCAGCACGTTCGGCAAGTACACGCTGAATCGACTGCTGGGCAAAGGTGGCATGGGCGAGGTCTACGAGGCCTACGACACCGAGAAGCGCCGCAACGTCGCCCTCAAGATTCTTGCCGAGCAGTACGCGCAAGACGAACAGTTCCGCACCCGTTTCCAACGCGAATCCCATGCCGCCGCGATCCTGCAAGAGCCGCACGTGATTCCGATTCACGACTGGGGCGAGATCGACGGCAACCTCTACATCGATATGCGTCTGGTCAAGGGCCAGACGCTGAGTGACCTGCTCGCGAGCGGCCCGCTGGACCCGACGCGGGCCGTGTCGATCGTCGAGCAGGTCGCGGCAGCCCTGGACGCGGCGCACGCGGAACGCCTGATTCACCGTGACGTCAAACCCCAGAACATCATCGTCACACCCGGTGACTTCGCCTATCTGCTCGACTTCGGAATCGCCGAGGCACAAGGCGATTCGCGCCTCACTGTGGCCGGCTACCAGATCGGCACGTTCGACTACATGGCGCCCGAACGGTTCGGCGATCGGCCCACCACACCGGCCGCAGACGTCTACTCACTGGCGTGCGTGCTGCACGAGGCGCTGACCGGCAGGAAGCCGTACACCGCCACCAGCGTCGAGCAGGTCATGGGCGCGCACCTCACTGCGCCGGTTCCGAAGCCGAATACGATAAACCCTGCTGTGCCAATCGCTTTCGACGACGTGATCGCGCGCGGCATGTCGAAGGATCCGGATGACCGCTATGGCAGTGCGGGTGCACTAGGCCGCGGCGCCCGTCGTGCGCTGACCGCGCCCGCATCCATTGCCGCGCAACCCGATACGGTGCTTGGGCCCAGCTATCCTCCGCCTTTCAACCAGCAGCCCTACAGCGGACCGATGCCCTCACCGACTGGCCCGACCGCAGTGCCGTACGCGCCGCAGCGCTCGAAAGCATGGGTGCTGCCGACGGTCATCGCGGTGGCGGCCGCGTTGGTGCTGAGCGGCATCGGCGTCGTCATTGGCCTACTGGTCAACCAGCAGTCCAACAATGCGGCGCCGCCGGCCACGACGAACATCGCACCGCCGAGTTACTCCGCGCCCCCGTCGAGCACCGACGAGGCTCAGGCTCCGTCGTCGTCCACCACCACCGAAACGACGCCGACGGAAGATCCCGAAGGGGTCAGCGAACAACGGCTGCAGCAGATCGCCGCATCCGACCGCGGCTACGTCAGCGCTTATCTGGCCGACCGTTGGGTCCCGCAGATCAGCTCCAAACGGCCCGGAGTGGTCGACGAGGGCGTCACGTGGGACAACGTGCGGACTCTGCGCGAGCATCAGCAACTGCGCAGTAGGTATCCCGGCGTCCGGCTGTTGTGGTCGGGGGACTGGTCGACTTTTTCGGATTCCAACTTCTGGGTCACGATCGTCGGGCTCACCTACCCGACCTCCGCGGGCGCCCTGGCGTGGTGCCGGGGCAACGGCTTCGACGCAGATCACTGCGCCGCCAAGGTCGTGAGCACGTCAGCGCCGATCGAGGGCAGCACCGCCTACAACTGA